From the genome of Psychroserpens ponticola, one region includes:
- a CDS encoding lipocalin-like domain-containing protein has product MKKLILFLSVFTLVFSSCGNDDDSSSQDQIIGTWTFHKLFIDDIEQSLTSCQMQETFNFKSNGTVSYKYFEVIQGICELEESNSGTWSNDGNSIYTLTIEGNNSSEELTFVANTFYFEHSDAIDPLDPVFATYKEVYIKN; this is encoded by the coding sequence ATGAAAAAACTAATTCTATTCTTAAGCGTATTTACACTTGTATTTTCATCATGCGGTAACGATGATGATTCTAGCTCTCAAGACCAAATAATAGGAACCTGGACTTTCCATAAGTTATTCATTGATGATATAGAACAGAGTTTAACTAGTTGCCAAATGCAAGAAACTTTTAACTTTAAGAGTAATGGAACTGTTTCTTATAAATATTTTGAAGTAATTCAAGGGATTTGTGAATTAGAAGAATCTAATTCAGGAACATGGTCTAATGATGGCAATAGTATTTATACACTTACAATCGAAGGCAATAATTCATCTGAAGAATTAACTTTTGTAGCCAACACGTTTTATTTTGAACATTCAGACGCTATTGATCCTTTAGATCCTGTTTTTGCAACATATAAAGAGGTTTATATTAAAAATTAA